One genomic region from Gadus morhua chromosome 9, gadMor3.0, whole genome shotgun sequence encodes:
- the wnk1a gene encoding serine/threonine-protein kinase WNK1 isoform X2, protein MSEKSGNNMVKFLAPPQKMGTGSGSDSMVADRLTTEVRRRHHTMERERCNQEHRFLRRSVISDSNATALDLPLPTKVPQWHLASSAHALQVDVVLAVSEDSAKHEGRGEKAKVNELAAEKTVALVQDLCDGGVLVTAHCIPTINTEPPSRCELEDRPELKSAREEEEPGAEEEVKESAKARAEAVLREAEYKKVQDDIEEAETKAVGTSPDGRFLKFDIEIGRGSFKTVYKGLDTETTVEVAWCELQDRKLSKSERQRFKEEAGMLKGLQHPNIVRFYDSWEGPSKGRKCIALVTELMTSGTLKTYLKRFKVMKIKVLRSWCRQILKGLHFLHTRTPPIIHRDLKCDNIFITGPTGSVKIGDLGLATLKRASFAKSVIGTPEFMAPEMYEEKYDESVDVYAFGMCMLEMATSEYPYSECQNAAQIYRRVTSGVKPASFDKVAIPEVKEIIEGCIRQNKDERYSIKDLLNHAFFQEETGVRVELAEEDDGEMEAIKLWLRIEDVKKLKGKYKDNEAIEFSFDLSKDVPEDVAQEMVESGYVCEGDHKTMAKAIKDRVALISRKREQRLQVRQEQEKRRLSEEQQLQGSMQQLSQQQQQQQQQQQQQQQQQQQQQQQQQQQQQQQQQQQQQQQQHLSQPVDTPQPSTQSIPQPASYIPPPQPGQQPLQQNTNYANPQPAQLPGPVQVAPYVPQSTGQGQVAPYVPQSTGQGQVAPYVPQSTGQGQVAPYVPQSTGQGQVAPPGQSASEEPEADQNQQRPMPGVGVNQMGDRPRATSVQQDTQPMMSYNSLPNQQQTPLLYPQTDQLNQQVLVQTQVQGGQIVAVLPGLPGALSTAMATPPQQGGYYPPALPPQMSGQQSVSLAPSQPVQPAQPEASPVPHSSTPPQAGQQAPTSVIYQTAPVDQTTGPALVPPPVESCLSDAASGLSDGNEGGPPSGGRHEGRSLKRHQRRSVRSRSRHEKFGKAKLNVLNISNMGDRVAECQLETHNRKMVTFKFDLDGDNPEEIASIMVQSEFILESELESFIEQIREVIEMADEKGEGIKDCFNQMNDLQQQPQSTPLVSGISPSTASQVVHSAGRKFIVSPVPESRLREQFFGPSSGLASSFGEKRDQAAPGSIGLSLSAPSGSLQQAFGELRLAHGGPHRHHRPAAEPDPSSGSSSHHTETPSTTNPAPLEAPAPSSSLPAETTASPPASTGRASPNPVPVQTRSPAASAIHALPSASAQPSQPPPPSQPAPAVTIPPPSSTTSPPSGYQSTPPQPQQASLPQGPVSQLGSTAASAPSAAGSTLGTVEGVSEQQQPATIAPASIPPSQTLQSGTLPGQGQPQPAELEGADAKAPGVDDIQALDKKLRSLFKDPSSAASSSVDAAFSTGTSSPPTGTTSPPPGAALVPPSNLPLSSGSQAALGPTSTPGQGQHAHTPPTKPRAQTLPTGFDQTVTPPSEFVPPFPGPAQSQLPLVNLEAQLRRALSPEMFPEGNPAPGPQCEFTVGPGQLSDVPEAAITVSSSSVTPSSTSCSSSSSSSLSSPENTVHGSSPLSRGVQRGDCTDRGSCRAADPSRLSSTSTTTTTVGRFQVSSTLVQPPAASSKVGRFSVTVTPASTDGPQPSCGPGVQNGPSSETPYPGNSCTHYVSSDDEDHEDPEDEGFKKEVNRLREKHMLEIQVLNSRQKEEIDALFTRLGKPLPSASLSPAVAIAGGRRRPKSKGHKSARNSGQPSPVHAGAPASAHSPQKPPYPPASGGSERPGKGPPHQLKYSPSMPSLSPHSTGASGTSSDSGSNHHPKSCHSHHLSAGPGLAPTAQKSKGTFTDDLHQLVDNWARDAIILSQCKRGPKPGTTGLDIMLPPANMGRKFSAPGHLCPTLPAPSSTHINPAIPSGPRKGSLGPVAQGFGYPSAPYSGAQWAGPTAPCQGSMLNPSPALAQYQPPAAAPPSLQQGYTMGPAAAPQKPVNPAGASNLRPT, encoded by the exons ATGTCGGAGAAGTCAGGTAACAACATGGTGAAGTTCTTGGCTCCCCCCCAGAAGATGGGAactgggtctgggtctgatTCCATGGTGGCCGATCGGCTGACAACAGAAGTGAGGAGGCGCCACCATACTATGGAGCGGGAGCGGTGTAACCAAGAGCACCGGTTCCTACGCCGCAGTGTCATCAGTGACTCCAATGCTACAGCTTTGGACCTTCCTCTGCCCACCAAGGTCCCACAGTGGCACCTGGCCTCCTCTGCGCACGCCCTCCAGGTGGATGTAGTGCTGGCCGTGAGCGAGGACTCTGCTAAGCACGAGGGACGAGGTGAAAAGGCGAAAGTGAATGAGTTGGCGGCAGAGAAGACGGTTGCTTTGGTACAAGACCTCTGTGATGGAGGAGTACTGGTAACAGCTCACTGCATACCCACCATCAACACAGAACCTCCAAGTAGATGTGAGTTGGAGGACAGGCCTGAGCTGAAGTCGGcgcgggaggaagaggagcccgGCGCCGAGGAGGAAGTTAAAGAATCAGCCAAGGCGAGAGCTGAGGCAGTGCTGAGGGAAGCCGAGTACAAGAAAGTACAAGATGACATAGAGGAGGCCGAGACGAAAGCAGTGGGCACATCACCAGATGGCCGTTTTCTAAAGTTTGATATTGAGATCGGGCGCGGCTCCTTTAAGACTGTATACAAGGGTTTGGACACTGAGACGACAGTGGAGGTGGCATGGTGTGAGCTCCAG GATCGCAAGCTGTCCAAGTCAGAGCGGCAGCGCTTCAAGGAAGAGGCTGGAATGTTGAAGGGCCTGCAGCATCCCAACATTGTCCGCTTCTATGACTCCTGGGAGGGGCCCTCCAAAGGCAGGAAGTGCATTGCACTGGTGACGGAGCTCATGACTTCTGGCACACTCAAAAC ATATCTGAAACGGTTCAAGGTGATGAAGATCAAGGTGCTGCGGAGCTGGTGCAGGCAGATCCTGAAGGGCCTCCACTTCCTGCACACTCGGACCCCTCCCATCATCCACAGGGACCTTAAGTGTGACAACATCTTCATCACGGGCCCCACGGGATCTGTGAAGATCGGAGACCTGGGCCTTGCCACGCTTAAGAGGGCCTCATTTGCCAAGAGTGTCATAG GTACCCCTGAGTTCATGGCGCCTGAGATGTATGAGGAGAAGTACGACGAGTCAGTGGATGTGTATGCCTTTGGAATGTGCATGCTGGAGATGGCCACCTCCGAGTACCCGTACTCAGAGTGCCAGAACGCTGCACAGATCTACCGGAGAGTCACCAGC GGGGTGAAGCCAGCCAGCTTCGACAAGGTGGCGATCCCGGAGGTGAAGGAGATCATCGAGGGATGCATTCGGCAGAACAAGGACGAGAG GTATTCGATAAAGGACCTTCTGAACCACGCCTTCTTCCAAGAGGAGacaggggtgagggtggagctgGCGGAGGAGGACGACGGGGAGATGGAGGCCATCAAGCTCTGGCTGAGGATTGAGGACGTGAAGAAGCTCAAGGGGAAGTACAAGGACAACGAGGCCATCGAGTTCTCCTTCGACCTCAGCAAGGACGTGCCCGAGGACGTGGCCCAGGAAATG GTGGAGTCGGGCTACGTGTGTGAAGGAGACCATAAGACCATGGCCAAGGCCATCAAGGACAGAGTGGCTCTGATCAGTCGCAAGAGAGAGCAGAGGCTGCAG GTGCGACAGGAGCAGGAAAAGAGGAGGCTCTcagaggagcagcagctgcagggttCGATGCAGCagctcagccagcagcagcagcagcagcagcagcaacaacagcagcagcaacagcagcagcaacaacagcagcagcaacaacagcagcaacaacagcagcagcagcaacagcaacagcagcagcagcagcatctaaGCCAGCCCGTGGACACCCCCCAGCCTTCCACCCAGTCCATCCCACAGCCAGCCTCGTACATCCCGCCCCCACAGCCCGGTCAGCAACCCCTCCAGCAGAACACCAATTACGCCAATCCTCAACCGGCCCAACTGCCTGGGCCGGTACAGGTGGCCCCGTATGTCCCCCAGTCTACAGGACAGGGCCAGGTGGCCCCGTATGTCCCCCAGTCTACAGGACAGGGCCAGGTGGCCCCGTATGTCCCCCAGTCTACAGGACAGGGCCAGGTGGCCCCGTATGTCCCCCAGTCTACAGGACAGGGCCAGGTGGCCCCGCCGGGCCAGTCTGCGTCTGAAGAGCCGGAGGCGGATCAGAATCAACAGCGTCCAATGCCCGGCGTCGGAG TCAATCAGATGGGAGACCGGCCTCGGGCGACCTCCGTCCAACAGGACACCCAGCCTATGATGTCGTACAACTCCCTCCCAAACCAGCAGCAAACCCCGCTGCTGTATCCACAAACGGACCAATTAAATCAACAGGTCTTG gtccagacccagGTCCAAGGTGGTCAGATAGTCGCGGTCCTCCCTGGATTACCTGGTGCCCTGTCAACCGCGATGGCCACCCCACCACAG CAAGGAGGTTACTACCCACCAGCGCTCCCCCCTCAG ATGTCCGGCCAGCAGTCTGTGTCGCTTGCCCCCTCCCAACCCGTCCAGCCAGCCCAGCCTGAGGCCAGTCCTGTCCCACACAGCTCCACTCCGCCACAGGCAGGCCAACAG GCCCCTACCAGTGTTATTTACCAAACCGCACCAGTGGATCAGACAACGGGGCCTGCGCTGGTGCCACCCCCAGTGGAAAG CTGCCTGTCGGACGCAGCGTCCGGCCTCAGCGACGGGAACGAAGGCGGCCCTCCGTCCGGAGGCCGCCACGAGGGGCGCTCCCTCAAGCGCCACCAGCGGCGGTCGGTGCGGAGCCGCTCGCGCCACGAGAAGTTCGGCAAGGCCAAGCTCAACGTGCTCAAC ATCTCCAACATGGGAGACAGAGTGGCAGAGTGCCAGCTGGAGACTCACAATAGGAAGATGGTGACTTTCAAATTCGACCTGGATGGGGATAACCCAGAGGAGATTGCCTCCATCATG GTCCAGAGTGAATTCATCCTTGAGAGCGAGCTGGAGTCCTTCATCGAGCAGATCCGGGAGGTCATAGAGATGGCAGACGAGAAGGGAGAGGGCATAAAGGACTGCTTCAACCAG ATGAATGATCTACAGCAGCAGCCTCAGTCCACACCTCTGGTTTCAG GAATATCCCCCAGCACGGCGTCCCAGGTGGTCCACTCCGCGGGTCGCAAGTTCATCGTCAGCCCCGTGCCAGAGTCCCGTCTCAGAGAGCAGTTCTTTGGACCCTCGTCTGGCCTTGCCTCCTCCTTCGGAGAGAAGCGGGATCAAG CTGCTCCTGGGAGTATCGGCCTGTCTCTGTCTGCGCCGTCTGGCAGCCTTCAGCAGGCCTTCGGTGAGCTGAGGCTGGCCCACGGGGGGccacaccgccaccaccgtcCTGCTGCCGAGCCAGACCCCAGCTCAGGGTCCTCCAGCCACCACACTGagaccccctccaccaccaaccccgCGCCCCTGGAGGCTCCGGCCCCCAGCAGCTCCCTGCCTGCTGAGACCACTGCTTCTCCTCCCGCCTCAACTGGAAGGGCTTCTCCCAACCCGGTCCCAGTTCAAACCCGTTCCCCTGCTGCATCCGCCATTCATGCCCTTCCATCTGCGTCTGCCCAGCCCTCCCAAccaccgcccccctcccagcccgCTCCCGCTgtcaccatccctcccccttcctccacgACTTCTCCCCCATCTGGTTACCAGTCCAccccgccccagccccagcaAGCCTCCCTCCCCCAAGGGCCCGTCTCCCAGCTGGGCAGCACAGCTGCCTCTGCACCCTCTGCGGCTGGCAGTACCCTCGGCACTGTAGAGGGGGTgtcagagcagcagcagcctgctaCTATTGCTCCTGCATCCATTCCCCCCTCTCAGACCCTCCAGTCTGGCACGCTGCCCGGCCAGGGCCAGCCCCAACCTGCAGAGCTGGAAGGGGCCGATGCCAAGGCCCCTGGGGTGGATGACATTCAAGCCCTGGATAAGAAACTGCGCTCTCTCTTCAAAGACCCGAGCTCGGCCGCCAGCTCCTCGGTGGACGCCGCATTCAGTACGGGcacttcctcccctcccaccgGCACCACGTCACCTCCGCCCGGGGCTGCCCTGGTGCCCCCCTCCAACCTGCCCCTGAGCTCTGGATCCCAGGCTGCCCTgggccccacctccaccccaggaCAGGGCCAGCATGCCCACACCCCTCCCACCAAGCCCAGAGCACAG ACCCTTCCTACGGGATTCGATCAAACTGTTACTCCTCCCTCTGAGTTTGTACCTCCGTTCCCCGGGCCGGCACAG TCCCAGCTGCCCCTGGTTAACCTGGAGGCCCAGTTGAGGAGGGCTCTGAGCCCTGAGATGTTTCCAGAAGGAAACCCGGCTCCGGGCCCCCAGTGCGAGTTCACAGTGGGACCTGGCCAG CTCAGCGACGTTCCAGAAGCTGCCATCACGGTCTCCTCTTCCTCGGTGACTCCATCCTctacctcctgctcctcctcctcctcttcctccctgtccaGTCCAGAGAACACGGTGCACGGCTCCTCTCCCCTGTCCCGGGGCGTCCAGAGAGGGGACTGTACGGACCGGGGCTCCTGTCGGGCTGCAGACCCGTCccgcctctcctccacctcaaccaccaccaccaccgtgggCCGCTTCCAGGTGTCCAGCACCCTTGTGCAGCCCCCCGCTGCCAGCTCCAAAGTGGGCCGCTTCTCGGTCACAG TGACCCCAGCCTCCACGGACGGCCCCCAGCCCTCATGTGGGCCCGGCGTGCAGAACGGCCCCTCGTCAGAGACCCCCTACCCCGGGAACTCGTGTACGCACTACGTCAGCAGTGACGACGAGGACCACGAAGACCCAGAGGACGAGGGCTTCAAGAAGGAGGTCAACCGGCTCAGAGAGAA ACACATGCTTGAGATCCAGGTGTTAAATTCTCGCCAGAAGGAGGAGATCGACGCCCTGTTCACCCGCTTGGGGAAGCCCCTCCCCTCGGCCTCCCTGTCCCCCGCCGTGGCCATCGCTGGAGGCCGACGCAGGCCCAAGAGCAAAGGTCACAAGTCTGCTCGTAACAGCGGGCAGCCCAGCCCCGTGCACGCAG GAGCTCCAGCATCCGCCCACAGTCCCCAGAAGCCCCCGTACCCTCCTGCCTCGGGGGGTTCTGAGAGGCCTGGCAAAGGGCCGCCGCACCAGCTCAAGTACTCCCCGTCCATGCCGAGCCTAAGCCCCCATTCCACAG GAGCGAGTGGGACCAGTTCTGACAGCGGATCAAACCACCACCCGAAGTCCTGTCACTCCCACCACCTGTCTGCTGGACCTGGCCTCGCCCCAACGGCCCAGAAGTCCAAGGGCACCTTCACAGACGACCTGCACCAGCTGGTGGACAACTGGGCCAGAGACGCCATCATCCTCTCTCAGTGCAAGAGGGGCCCAAAGCCCGGGACCACGGGCCTCGAC ATAATGCTGCCGCCGGCCAACATGGGCCGCAAGTTTTCAGCTCCGGGTCACCTCTGCCCCACGctccctgccccctcctccacgcACATTAATCCGGCCATTCCCTCTGGGCCACGCAAGGGCTCCCTGGGCCCCGTGGCCCAGGGCTTCGGCTACCCCTCGGCCCCGTACAGTGGCGCTCAGTGGGCGGGCCCCACGGCCCCCTGCCAGGGCAGCATGCTGAACCCCAGCCCAGCGCTGGCTCAGTACCAGCCCCCCGCCGCTGCGCCGCCGTCCCTGCAGCAAGGCTACACCATGGGACCCGCAGCCGCACCACAGAAACCCGTCAACCCCGCCGGAGCCTCCAATCTGAGGCCCACATAG